The Columba livia isolate bColLiv1 breed racing homer chromosome 2, bColLiv1.pat.W.v2, whole genome shotgun sequence genome includes the window TCCTAATCCTTCCAGCTTCAGAGCAGCTCGGTTACAAGTAGAACAATAAAACATCCAGCACAGGGACAATTAAGACACAGCCGACTTATGACTGGGACAGGACAGACACGGCCGTAAAGGTGTTAAGTCTTTGCGCCGCTTTCAGAAGCAGCTGTTCCAGACTTCTTGCGAGACAGTGAGATCTTTTTAAGGAAACTCTGGAATAGCCTCTTCACGGGAATTGTTTTCATGGTTAGCAACCGTTTCAGACAATCTGTCATACAAAAATACCGTACCATGAACTACGTCTCTCTGATAATATTCACAGAATAAAGGGATCGATTACATTATAAACATTAATTCATCATAGCCACACAAGGGCCTGTAGTTGAACTTCAGCTGAACTGATTTATCTTCGCATGTCATTTGCCAGTTTTGCATTTTCCCGCCTGCTTAGTAGATCTGtacaatttttttctaagttGCAATTTGCGCCTAAAATTTGTACATCTAGTAACAAATCCCTGAACCCACTTGATTCCACAGTGCAAATCACTTGCTGTCACTAGAGAAGGCAGAGAACAAGCTGTTGCGCTGGACTTCAGTTCCCCGGGTACTCGAACACGGCGGCAGCGCCCATGCCAGTGCCAATGCACATCGATACGACCCCGTACgctctgaaatgaagaaaaccacATGGAATTAAGACAGATCAGGtttaggggagaaaaaagaatacAATAAATGTGAGCTACCCGCTGTGTCACCAAGATTCTAACTCCGGAGCAGCGCCCTGGAGATGTCACGGGGTGTTGTTTGCAGAGCACACGGACACACGTTTCTCACTCTGCTGCTTTCTGGACCAGAAGCAGCTCCTTGGCCACCACCAGCAGTGAGGTGGGAGAATCACTTTGGTTCAGATGGGCTGAGGAAGAAACTCTTCCCTTCCTGCCTCCTACCCCTGCCTTTCACATCGCTTCAGTGTGTGCAAGTTCAAGGTAATTTGGATAGTCAGACGATGTGCAGTAGGATTTGTGGGAAGACAGATTGCAGAGCCTGATTTCAGAGCAAGTTCTTCCACTTCGAGATTTTAATGTTGTTCACCTGATTTGCATGGCATTTAATAGTTTGTGATCACTGTCGCCCTCCTCTCTAGGACAGGGCACAGCTTGTCCTAAGGTGCAGTGTGGGGACACGGGATGTGCCAGCACCAAAGGCAGCAGTGACAGAGCCAGCAGCAGACACTGGGTTTCTTCCATATGTCAGGAAGACCCCAAAATCCTGAGACCGAGCTGCCACAAAGCCTGACTTAGCTCAGCCTTGCAAAGCCACCAGCTGTGATGCCACTGCTCTAATGCTGCACGGTAGAGATGTCACCACCACAGACCAGAAAAGACCCTGCACTCTGGTCCAGGGAGATGTTACATGACCCTCTACAATGAGAAACCGCTGGGAATTCATCTTCAAAGCCACCAATGGGATGGAGAAAGCTCAAGCCAAACAGACGGCTCCTTCTGGGCCTAAGTCACCTACATTTAAGGCATTAAGGCTCAGACTGTTCCTCCGCGCTCACCTTTTCCCTCTGCGCTTCAATTCATTGAGCAAAGTGACGACTTGACGAGCACCAGTACAGCCCAGCGGGTGCCCCAGTGCGATGGCTCCTCCCAGGGGGTTCACCTTCTCCATGGGAATGCCCAGCTTTTCAACGCAGTACATGGCCTGGAACGACAGACACAGGGAACGGTTTCAGGGAGATGCTCTGAACCCCGTTAGTTCTCAGCTAAGAGCGGCACAGGGACAACTGATGATCTTGTCCGTAAAGAGGGACAGCAAACTAccactttttacaagggcatggagtgacaggacaaggagtaatggctTTTAACTGAAAGATGGTAGATTTATAtgagatataaagaagaaattcttcaccatgagggtggttaAAAACTGGAatgggctgcccagagaggtggtggatgaaccatccctggagacatcccaggccaggctggacggggctctgagcaacctgagctggtgaagatgtccctgctcatggcaggggtggcaccgGATGAGCTttagggtcccttccaaccccaagcaTTCTCTGGTCTCTCTCCAGCTAATCACGGCCTTTAACTAACAATCATCATAAAAAGAACAGGAACATATTGCAAGAACCCACTTGTATTATTAAGAGCAAAAACGCCAGGACAAAGAACTTGATTCTGTGTTACAAATTTAAACTTTTCTAACATGTCAGAGACAATGagtccatttctttttcaggcaGCTCTAACGGCTTCAAAAGTTTCGTGCTTAAAATGAATTCAGCTCAAACtatgtttgtttttacacaaaATCCACCTTGTTGTGGCAGCCGTTCTTCAAGCACTGAACAGTTGGTTCGGAGACCTGACTCCAGCCAGACCTGCAGAACCACGTTACAAATCCAAAGCGCACACAGTGATATGCGGAACAAGCGCAAATCTTAATTTGGAGACCAAACTGAAATATCAAACAGGATGATCGCTCACCTGGCTTGCAAAAGCTTCATTAATTTCAAATATATCAATGTCGTTCAGAGTCAGACCTACGGTTCAGAAAAGTCAGGATTTAAAAGGGGATATTTTTGCCTTAAGATGGTATTGAAGAGAATAAGTCACTTAAAGCCTCCCTTGATGAATTCTAGTTCTATTATAGTTCCGCTCCGCTGGTGACAGTAAGAGGGGACCTCGGCTCCATGTGGGGTGTCTCTACTTGTAAAACGTGTTTATGTACAACGTCTAAACACCACAAAACATCACGGTTTATGGTCGCTGAGTTTGCCAGGGTTCCTTAGATCAGATGTGATTTCTTTACAGAGGGATTAAAGGTTGAAGGATATTTTGAGGCTAAAACTATAAGTGAGCACAACATGTGGACTCAACAATAATCACCAGCTATAAAAGCTGTTTAACCTGATGTGTATAAGAACCCTGAGAAAAGCCTGTTCTGCTGGTTAGATGCCAAAattgtaaagaaataaacaaataagcaaacaaacaaaagcccaacccaaaaggaaatgaaaacaaccaaccaaccaacaagaacaaaaccaaacaagccccacaaaacaaagccaaaccacaaaactaacaaataaaaacaaaccaaacaaagccatgaaaatatataaaaccacCCCTGTCACAGGCTGGTCAcattaaggaagaaaaaccaGCACTAAATGAATATAAAATCACTTGTTGTTTGTTGAGACTGTGCAGGGATTTAATCCTGAGCTTCTCCCAGGGGAGCAAATGACAATTTATACACAAGTACAAGTGAGGAGTATTACAATAATCCCAGCTGGGCTCTTTGAAATTCCAGATCTTAAGTTCACTGTTCCTCTGGCTGACAGCCACACGTGCTTTAATAACAGAACCTCAACTTTCAGCCCGCGGGGTCTGATTTGCCATCGTACAAACAGCGAGCGGTCCTTACCCGCCTTCTCCAGGGCCGCGGGGATGGCGTAGGCCGGGCCGATGCCCATGACGTCGGGTGGGACTCCGACCACGGCGAAGGACCTGAGCACCCCCAGCACCGGGAGCCCCAGTTGTGCCGCTTTGGAGCGTTTTGCCAGGAGAACAGCGGCTGCTCCATCACTGACCTGGCTGGCGTTGCCTGTTGGAAGAGATTTATTAACACCTTATTTGCCTAAGCACGTTTATGACAGGGCAGATAAACCACTGGAATGACACAAATGTGACAGCGGAGCTGACCTGCTGTGGTGCTACCGTCCTCTTTGAAGGCGGGCTTCAGCTTCGCCAAGCCTTCCAGCGTCGTGGATGGCCTGATCCCTTCATCTTGGTGCACAGTGATTGTTTTTCGGTTGCCTTCATTATCTACAACAGTGGTTGTCACCGGAACGATCTCGGTTTTAAACAGGCCCATCTGCTGAGCTTTTGCTGCTCTGTCAGAGAAGAGTATGAGAGGTTAAAATACTCCAAAGTGCAAGAGAACGAATGTAAAGGAAAGCAGTCAGTAGGAGAATGAACTAAGGTATGACATGGTAAACTGGTACATCATCGCTGAGCAGTGGATGGGAAGACACCAAACACTTATTTTCATTCATGGGAAGACAAACTTCTTAAATCTACATCACAGGAAATATGTCACTGACATTATGGGCATTTCACCCCAAAGCCGGGTCACGGGATCACCCGCTTCTGAGCGAGATCCTCGTTCTGTTCCCTTCAACAGCTTTGTGACCGAccaagcagcaccagcccacagcgtgaagctgtgcaCGTCCAGGGGTGCAGTCACATCGCAACTGGAAGAATCAATGCTTCCTCATATTCCAACCTCAATTATGATCTATGACTTTAAACAGGGCAAGTGGGCTAAGCCTCCACATAATGCTAATTGTTTCTGACAAGGTAAGGAATGGCTAAAGTTTCCCTTATCACTGGTTTTGTCCTACTAAAGACAAGTTGAGCTTCAGACCACAGGCTTTGGGTATAATCTTCTGGCATTTAGATGTAACTTTTCAACCCAAAATGATTGCAATTCATGTTGCATAGTCCTGTGTGACTACATGGAAGGAATCATTGAATTTAGCAGTAAATGTGCGGTGAAAACAGGGTCTGGTCCCTGAGACAGCAGCATTAGCCATAGGGAACAACTGACATGGCCAAACTGATGTAAGTAAACAGAATGCAATTAGCTAAATTAAAATTAGCTCAGAGCGCATGGTTTTAATCTTTTATACCAACAAGGTATTTAAAAACCTCCACAGCAGAGCTGACTTAGAAGATTTaccttccagcagcagagcacccTTTGGAGGGATTACAGATCAGCGACCAAGAGCTTGGTTTAACCTCTCATCCCTTTACAGTCTTactaataaaatgtaaatatctcACCCTCCCAGGTAAGCGAGTTAGAGCAGAGCACTGGAGGACAGATCAGTAACTGCGCAGACATCCTGAGACCGCGGCCAGAAAATCGCCCCTTTCCTCACGTGCAAGGATCGCGTTCACATACCCTCTGGCGTTATCAGCCCCGTGTCAGTGAGAAAGGCTGGCACACCGAGTTCCCCAGAATCAGCGCCAGAATTTAAAGGTTAACTGGCCTGTGCAGTGGCTTCCTGTATTAGATAAATAATTGGACCGGGGCGATGCTTAAACAGAGCTCTGAAAGTCTGGTTTAACTCTTTGATAGCAGCAATTTTAATATATCACCTGCCACTGGAGTTGCCACTGCAGCCCCATGGATTCCGGGGGTCCATTGACTTTGGCAGTGATTTAACCTCAGAGGAAGGTTACAAGAGGTAGAACTTGGAGCCAAACACCTGCAGACACTCTACTCATAAGCTCAGTTCTCTAGAAACAGTTTAAATATTCCAGTTTAGGAAAggttcctgctgccaccagtgcCACGGTCAGTTTGAAGCGATACCGAGCCAAAGGCACGATGAAAATACTGCTCCTCAGTTCAGAAACCTTCTGGAGGTTGTGTCCTTTGGGtgcggaaaagcacagggcacCCACTGCTCAGGGTTCATGTGCCCAGCGATTCACGCACAAGATTATTCACGCAGTTCCCAGAAGATCTCTGGACTCGGGTTTCCTTATCGCAGAACCCAGGACAGGCACTGACCTTCGCTCTCAGCCTCTCAAGCTTCTTTACTCGCTCTTAAGCTTTGAAAGGCAACACGAAGGCTGCGCTTAACCACTCTGGGGAAGCAGCAATGTGTTTTCTAGCTGTATTTATTCCTTAActaaaaggttttaaaaaaaaaggcatttactTTTGTTGGGAAGCCAAGGCGAAGGCATCTTGCTTCTTTCGGGAAACTCCAAACTTCTCTGCCACGTTTTCCGAGGTaattctggggaaaaacaaaacatcacagAATTAACGTAATGACTCATCTCATGGAGCTGCCATTGGCTTCTACAAAGACAACACAAGGTATGAGCAGTGGCTTCGGTCTCAAAACAAACCGCTGCCTTCTCAGCCTAGAACTGCTTGGCAGAAGCAGATCTTGAATCAAATCCAGAACCAAAACAAGGTTCAAAACTCACTCTCAACTTTTTGCTCATTAAGCTTAAGACATAAGGCAAGAAAATCCTTATCAGAGTCACTGACCTTCCCCCATTTCACACAATTAATCCTGTACCACAGCCACGGAGGATGGCGGCACATGCAGATCCGAGCTCAGTACATTCGGATTGATTTGAAACAGTCCCCGAGGAGACGGAGCAGCTGGAAAACCCTTCAACTTTGGGAAGAGGAAACACTTACCCCATAGGAATGAGACAATCTCGAGCTTTGCTGTTCTCCATCATACTGGAACTGATATCACCAGGGTTATTGGCACTTCTGAGGGACATCGTTTCCACactaaacacaagaaaaatttGAATTTGCTACCAGTGCTTTCATTCTCTATTTGTGGCAAATGCTCAATTAAGATTGATCAAAACTCAGTATCTTGACAACATATTTTCCTATTACCCTATAGAAATGCAGTGAATAATTAAGAACGGGCTGAGGCAGAAGCTCTTCAGTCATCAGTATAAGAATTaccacaaaatgaaaacagattgcTGGATTAAACTGGTCCGTGTTTCACTAACAACAGGATACCAATGTCAACAGTTAATTTCTCTTGCTTCCACAGCTAGGAAGGAATCACTAAAGATTCTGGCACTTCTGTCCTGAAACGTAACGAAAAACCGAAGGTCCTAGAGCTGGAGTTCTCAGCAGATTGTCACCACCCATAAAAATGCCATTTACAGTTTAAGAACTGATTGGCAGCATAATAACTATTATGCAAACCATGATGCCATTTGTATTTCGCAAcacaaagaatttaaaatgcagATCCCAGAGGCTTTGCTCTCTCACCTACATACGAGATACCAATGACAATATCCAGTTTtactgcacacacacagcattGCTTATGACTAGCGAGATTTTGCAAAGTCAGTCCAGACTGAGAAGCCTGTGATGGGAAAAGGGTTTGAATTCCACTCTGCCCCACACAAATACATTCATGAAGAGTAAATAACAAAGCAACTAttccaggaaaatgcaagacaagcagaaaatacagcttttccCTGCGCAGCTTATAGGAAGCACTATCAGGAGTTTAAAATAACTCCAGGACACTGCATTACTTGAGTTCAGGCACAGCTGCTCCCTGAAGGAGGTTTTAGGTAAGAGCAAACCAGAGCTACAGCTTTTTGTGTTCTCCTTCAGTGTCTCCACCTACAGAGTGGGTGAGTCCTCTCATGAGGATAGCACGACTTGGGATAAGCCCAGCTCATAAATGCTATTTGTAATGTATAGATCTTATGTCTTCAGGGAGGATCTTTGCATAGCAGTGCCATAGAAAtgagagaccttattgcagcctttcagtacttaataGGGGCCTGTAAgagagatggagacagactttttagcagggcctgatgcaataggacaaggggtgacagttttaaactaaaggagggagattcaggccagacatgaggaagaaatttttgacactgagggtggtgaaaccctatcgcaggttggccagagaggtggtagatgaaccatccctgcagacatcccaggccaggctggacggggctctgagcaacctgagctggtgaagatgtccctgctcatggcagggggggcactggatgacccttaaaggtcccttccaacccaaactattctacgattctatgaaaAGCGGTGGCTTGCATGTCCAAAGGTGCAAAGGCCGGATCCCAAACCCTTTGAGCCTGTCAGTACCTTTAAGCATCTAACTTTGGCGCACACTGACAAGGAACTTGTTGAAAAGAGTGTGTTAAAGTGATCAAGTGAAAAGCATCATGAGCTCAAGCACCAGCATTGCCGTGAACACCAAGTGCTCACCCTACATCAGAGGAACGTGCCTGTTTCCTGAGCTGTTTATTTCACAGCAGTCTGAGAAGGGCGTTCTCAGCATCACATCTTGCTCAAGGAGGCATATGCAGGTGTTGGGAAGTTGTAAATACAAGTATTTTACCTAAGGGCTACCAGATGACTGTGTACAGTAATAATTCAAGAGAGACTTAAGAGTTACCaaggtaaagaaaaagagaaaccaaaTATTTTAGCCTCAGGATTactaaatagttttttttttaaattcatccttctgAAGCAAATGTGTATGTGGTCACAAGTATCTCTCCAAAGCCAACATAATATTTACATAATcctctaaaaaacaaacacttcccATGATGTTAGAACTGAAGCAAAGAACAGCATGCCCATCCACTGCAGAAAAACATGTGTAAGTCTGTAGAACCGTTAGTAGCATGGGCAGGATGTTCTTTATCCAAGATAGCTCCTGGTCTTCTAAGACATCAGTTAATTGGAAGTTAGTTAAAAAGCTAATTATGGCAGGGCTCTTTCAGGCTGCCCGAGCTCTGCACGCAAGTGGTGACCCTAATAAAACACACTTTTTGCGTGTTTGTAAGGGACACTCAGCCTCTTACTGCAACCCCAGCAGACAGGTCACCAAAACCAGAACTTCCAGGGGAATTAAAGGATTTTAAAGCTCCCTCCCTCAAACCCTTAAAGACGATCCGATCTTCTGTGAAAGTACTCGGCAGCCTCTGGAAACAAATGAATTGCACCTGCAGCCACCACTTAAACTCAGGTCCTAATTTTAGAGTTTATCCACCCATTTGTCAAACAAGGACAGCGTTTATTTCCTCGCGGGGGGGCACGGATCTGGATGGAAGGGGTTTCTAATTCCTTACACAAGGGCTATCACACAGGGACTGAGCGTTACCATCAGGCAGCATCAGCAAGTGCCACAAAAAACTTTCTTACCCGCAGGCCAAGCCGATGTCATACGATCCATTTCGGATGCCACCTGTAAGAGCAGCACAGAAACATCCTTACTGTCATGAGGAGCAAAAGCACTTCCAGCCCAGCTGCGGTTTCCTGAACGCCTGAGGCACCCGCTGCAGCTGAAAGGTGCgttcccacctccctcccacctGCCCGGACGTGAGCAGGTCAAGGAGCTGGTGGGGCTGAAGAGCAACTGTGACCTGATGTACAAGCAGAGAGGACAGCAGGGACCCTTCTAGATGCTGCTgatagaatcacagactcatagaatcatttcagttagaTAGATCCtcttgagtccaaccataacctaacccgACTCaggcactaaaccacatccctaagaaccaagtctaaacaccttttaaacccctccagggatggtgactccaccactgccctgggcagcctgttccagtgcctgacaaccctttctgggaagaattttttcctgatatccaatctaaacctcccctggcacaacttgaggccatttcctcttgtcgtATCACTTGCTacctaggagaagagaccagctcCCTCCattctacaacctcctttcaggtagatGTGGAAGTGATGGTAGAACTCATCCTCAGAGGACCAAGTTACTTCTCTGGGGGCAAACTCACCCGCTCAAGGATGCAAGTATTCAACCAACAACACACTGAAAATTCCTGATGGCAGAAGACCTCATAAAATTGTGGAAtagtttcagttggaagggacctccaaagctcatccagtgccacccctgccatgagcagggacatcttcaccagctcaggttgctcagagccccgtccagcctggcctgggatgtctccagggatggggcatccaacccctctctgggcaacctggaccAGTGTTTTTACTGCCCAGAGAGACAAGCACTTGGGGTGGGGAGAGCATTGACTATGAGTGCCCATCACACTTACCAGCTATATTGATAATGGCCTGCAGCCCGGAGGAGCACTGCCGGTTCACGCTCGAGCACGGCACCGTCTCTGGAATACcactagaaaataaaacagtgttGGCAAAAACTCACTGAAAACcgcacaacaaaccaaacctctAAAGAGAGCGTTAAGCGGCTCAATTAAACTTTAACCCTCAAGTTCCAGACAGATTTCTCGACATATTTATTGTCCCATTTGGTCCTGCAccaagagaaagcaaagttcACAGATAATTTCCAAACTTGATCTGCAAGTGGCTCTAAGTGCTGTTTCCCCACAGATCTGTGTTCAGATCTCTGTAAGCAGGGCCCTCCAGAAATAAGTAAAGCTCTACGATACTCATAATTTCTGGTGGGCTGCATCTGCACCTCTCCAAAGCGGTGGTTATACACTGATTTATAGAAGCACTTCGCAATAGACACTGGCCGAAATATTTGGAAGCTGGGATCCAGCTCAACATAAACCATCAACCACAACACTGGGGAACGAACAGAGACAACTCCACAGTTTCAGGCCCACGCagagcagaacagcagcaggtaCAGCTGGGAGCCCACAACAAAAGGCTCAACACAGGCAGGCCAAGCAGATTAATCAGCCCCATCTCTGCCTCCCTGTCCTTTAACAACAGGGTTCTCCAAACCCCAGCACAGTTCTTCAAATGCACGATCAAAGTCTCATTTCTAAGCAAAAGGTGCTTTGCTGTAACATCTTAGAAGCACGTGAGCCTTGTCGCAACCTCTCACCCACTGCTGCTCCGTAGCCAAGGCCTGAGAACAGGAGGAAGAGCCTCGATATCCTCCAGAGTTTACCTTAGAAACTGCGCGACTCTTGCAATCAAAGCgccagctccaggctgcagcaCGTTTCCTGAGGGCAAAGACATGATTCCGGTCAATCGGCTGCATTTCCCtcgctgagctgctgcaggtgtCGAGGGGACGTGAACGTCACCACAGCTCGGTACCACCCAGCACTCAAATCAGAGCCCAACCACCCAACAGAACAGTCACAAATATTGGTTTCGTAAACCTACCGCTACACACCAACCCCATGATATTTGCAAATATCCCATGGGAGACCAGGAGCAGCGGGTCCCAGAGAACTATCCAGCCCAGGAGTTTCAGGTTGGATGGAAGTTGTTCACTCACCCACACAGATGTCTCCCAGGACCTCAGGACGAAGATTGACATCTTTAAGGACGGCTGTCATCACTGCAGACAGCAGTTCATCGGGTGTAGTGTCCTAATAACACAGGAGACCAGCCAATAGCACTAGAGAAATGACAGTG containing:
- the ACAA1 gene encoding 3-ketoacyl-CoA thiolase, peroxisomal isoform X1 translates to MAAALGCGGMRRAQVVLGHLAGPTPGTGTGLRAAPCGSHSRTSPDDVVVVHGRRTAIGRAKRGGFKDTTPDELLSAVMTAVLKDVNLRPEVLGDICVGNVLQPGAGALIARVAQFLSGIPETVPCSSVNRQCSSGLQAIINIAGGIRNGSYDIGLACGVETMSLRSANNPGDISSSMMENSKARDCLIPMGITSENVAEKFGVSRKKQDAFALASQQKAAKAQQMGLFKTEIVPVTTTVVDNEGNRKTITVHQDEGIRPSTTLEGLAKLKPAFKEDGSTTAGNASQVSDGAAAVLLAKRSKAAQLGLPVLGVLRSFAVVGVPPDVMGIGPAYAIPAALEKAGLTLNDIDIFEINEAFASQAMYCVEKLGIPMEKVNPLGGAIALGHPLGCTGARQVVTLLNELKRRGKRAYGVVSMCIGTGMGAAAVFEYPGN
- the ACAA1 gene encoding 3-ketoacyl-CoA thiolase, peroxisomal isoform X2, with translation MAAALGCGGMRRAQVVLGHLAGPTPGTGTGLRAAPCGSHSRTSPDDVVVVHGRRTAIGRAKRGGFKDTTPDELLSAVMTAVLKDVNLRPEVLGDICVGNVLQPGAGALIARVAQFLSGIPETVPCSSVNRQCSSGLQAIINIAGGIRNGSYDIGLACGITSENVAEKFGVSRKKQDAFALASQQKAAKAQQMGLFKTEIVPVTTTVVDNEGNRKTITVHQDEGIRPSTTLEGLAKLKPAFKEDGSTTAGNASQVSDGAAAVLLAKRSKAAQLGLPVLGVLRSFAVVGVPPDVMGIGPAYAIPAALEKAGLTLNDIDIFEINEAFASQAMYCVEKLGIPMEKVNPLGGAIALGHPLGCTGARQVVTLLNELKRRGKRAYGVVSMCIGTGMGAAAVFEYPGN